The proteins below are encoded in one region of Apostichopus japonicus isolate 1M-3 chromosome 4, ASM3797524v1, whole genome shotgun sequence:
- the LOC139966986 gene encoding FAST kinase domain-containing protein 1, mitochondrial-like produces MARVALRCPSQLLRSSSLLTSLTTQAKPRSSCRCHQVIRKSQSLSMMPRCTDSSSKSTRHPHASTAIFSAEYFSSQNLTSSHDSLVNKIEQAKGVEELFHLIGTNKAKLTENHIAQAFFVLVALRQNVECQKEFCESISKRPEFRTLCDLAENRISTFDDVLLINVLYCALKLLGSPYHSLVRELRCEGLKRVERLQTPQLSKMAVCLADLGERRGRAMGQVVEAYSKLLDETKHLRELSTIMKETHALVSSDLKRKIVRKLKELLDPKSVEISNATCSDFRKVFMSVDKFTNDFDDVLHQCTNYMWKGLDNMSVRELCVLTSCVNNMGYDNSYLYNHLKDLLHSRLSSITDPVNMALTTELLGYHAPAHIKFQLEENALRLIDRLRITAVGSLCSGLRRMGYFSRTLLHDKINDIISSHADQLNLETLVPVVEYFRHLVWMEEEHWQPHTAKIYELTMNQLSPSQFLRGFYILSLIPTFQPNEKLFWRALCVLPQLHTTGTNSLFRAMKRMAGRNEMPEICLRIMQAVQDRATSCLHKNTSANYLTSLLHSVLTEGGDIELVDALFKQLAHIAHKIEPRHAVECARSLYKTRYFSQELMDRILEVTIPNIHKVTPMQVLYLLGPFCSLNYQPKRVEDFFRACTERVVPFMEELPSGFLVDMAHLMSYSQWFPDEILRRIFSLEFLTKLDEELDELPDRCDMYRRRLMYLNRTVALECPELQVPWFHEEYCQEILKKRNVFYHPDVQEVQKNLVEVLGGAQYLRSFVTTPYHYDITFECVLDVNGEPLSCVNYGSVLDKGKGLSGTVLSDLMQWDTQRKQIPDGAQRVAVDYMFSSAYCVNSGHMLGMSTMKKRHLELLGYQYIQIPYFEWKSLALTDRLEKEEYLRMKIFSSSSQRGLLDVASAPSGIHRDDGSSIFAPFLHGKRRLAEDNIAERILRSYDRLAKNSTVV; encoded by the exons ATGGCAAGGGTCGCTTTAAGATGTCCATCGCAACTCTTGCGTTCATCCAGTCTGCTTACTTCACTCACCACACAGGCTAAACCTCGGAGTTCCTGCAGGTGCCATCAAGTGATTCGAAAATCACAGTCCCTGTCTATGATGCCAAGGTGCACTGACAGTTCTTCAAAGTCCACAAGACACCCCCATGCATCAACAGCTATTTTCTCGGCTGAATATTTTTCAAGCCAGAATCTAACCTCTAGTCACGACTCCTTGGTTAATAAAATTGAGCAGGCTAAAGGTGTTGAAGAGCTTTTTCATCTAATTGGAACTAATAAAGCAAAGTTAACAGAAAACCACATAGCTCAAGCATTCTTTGTCTTGGTTGCCCTTCGACAAAACGTTGAGTGTCAGAAAGAGTTTTGTGAATCCATTAGTAAGAGGCCGGAGTTTAGGACCCTTTGTGACTTAGCGGAAAATAGGATTTCAACGTTTGATGACGTGTTACTCATTAATGTCTTATATTGTGCATTGAAATTACTTGGATCGCCATATCATTCGCTGGTAAGAGAACTAAGATGTGAAGGTCTTAAGAGAGTGGAGAGGTTGCAGACTCCACAGCTCTCTAAGATGGCTGTCTGTCTTGCAGATTTAGGGGAACGGAGAGGGCGAGCTATGGGGCAGGTAGTTGAAGCTTATAGTAAGTTATTGGACGAGACCAAGCATCTCAGAGAACTAAGCACCATCATGAAGGAAACTCATGCGCTGGTGTCGTCAGATCTCAAGCGGAAAATCGTACGCAAGTTGAAGGAACTGCTAGACCCCAAGTCAGTCGAGATCAGTAATGCCACTTGCAGTGACTTCAGGAAAGTGTTCATGTCCGTGGATAAATTTACCAATGATTTTGATGACGTTCTGCACCAGTGCACTAATTACATGTGGAAAGGTCTCGATAACATGTCGGTCCGGGAACTGTGTGTGTTAACATCCTGTGTCAATAACATGGGATACGATAATAGCTACTTGTACAATCACCTGAAGGATTTATTACACAGCAGACTGTCGTCGATCACCGATCCTGTGAACATGGCTCTAACGACAGAACTGCTGGGTTACCACGCTCCTGCCCATATTAAATTCCAGTTGGAGGAAAATGCCCTCAGGTTAATTGATCGTCTACGGATCACTGCAGTTGGAAGTCTTTGCTCGGGACTAAGGAGGATGGGCTATTTCTCGAGGACTCTTTTGCACGACAAGATAAATGATATCATATCATCCCATGCCGATCAACTTAATTTGGAGACGCTAGTCCCTGTGGTGGAGTATTTCCGACATCTCGTGTGGATGGAAGAGGAGCATTGGCAGCCTCATACGGCTAAGATATACGAACTTACTATGAATCAGTTGAGCCCGTCTCAGTTCTTGAGAGGTTTCTACATCCTCTCCCTCATCCCAACATTTCAGCCGAATGAGAAACTATTCTGGCGGGCCCTCTGCGTGCTTCCGCAGCTTCACACGACCGGAACGAACAGCCTCTTCCGAGCGATGAAGAGGATGGCAGGGAGGAACGAGATGCCCGAAATTTGTTTGCGCATCATGCAAGCTGTCCAGGACAGAGCCACAAGTTGTCTGCATAAGAACACCAGCGCTAATTACCTGACCAGTCTCCTTCACTCCGTATTAACCGAGGGAGGTGACATCGAGCTCGTCGATGCTCTGTTTAAGCAACTCGCTCACATAGCTCACAAGATCGAACCCCGTCACGCCGTCGAGTGTGCACGCAGCTTGTACAAGACCAGGTACTTCAGTCAAGAATTGATGGATCGCATCCTAGAGGTCACCATACCAAATATCCATAAAGTTACCCCGATGCAAGTCCTCTACCTCCTCGGCCCTTTCTGTTCCCTGAACTACCAGCCCAAGAGAGTCGAGGACTTCTTCAGGGCCTGCACGGAACGAGTCGTCCCCTTCATGGAGGAGCTCCCGTCCGGGTTCCTGGTTGATATGGCTCATCTCATGAGTTACAGCCAGTGGTTCCCTGACGAGATCCTCAGGCGTATCTTTAGCCTTGAGTTCCTAACAAAGTTGGACGAAGAGTTGGACG AGCTGCCAGATCGCTGTGATATGTACAGAAGGAGACTGATGTACTTAAATCGTACAGTGGCTCTCGAATGCCCAGAACTTCAAGTCCCATGGTTCCATGAGGAATATTGCCAAGAAATCCTTAAAAAAC GGAACGTGTTTTATCATCCAGATGTTCAGGAGGTGCAGAAGAACCTTGTGGAGGTTCTCGGTGGTGCCCAATACTTGCGATCTTTTGTAACCACACCTTATCACTACGACATAA CGTTTGAATGTGTGCTAGACGTTAATGGAGAGCCCCTATCCTGTGTCAACTATGGCAGCGTGCTAGATAAAGGGAAGGGCCTCTCTGGAACAGTCTTGTCAGATCTGATGCAATGGGATACACAGAGAAAGCAAATACCAGACGGTGCACAGAG AGTTGCAGTAGACTATATGTTTAGCAGTGCGTACTGTGTTAATTCTGGTCACATGTTAGGAATGTCCACCATGAAGAAAAGACACCTAGAATTACTCGGATACCAATACATACAG